In a genomic window of Spirosoma agri:
- a CDS encoding AAA family ATPase — MFRYLTADSRMTSQQTIQNLYIPSDLDREFPMAPHFVQAFGSYPNYLHFNDDFKPSARALLDERGFNQINLSTRVTDDGWHTIERIYQHSDGVVLKAEFVGERFFRLYGFYRDEVAARNLLQGFQDHKYVHEENQTHIYLIQSGLGGLHTERVEILPPDINLDLHYNEDFLPVHERLVTLLGQPKSKGLILLHGEPGTGKTTYIKHLSSLVKKDMLILPPYMTNYLTSPEIIPFLLDNKDSVLIIEDAERILQSREAGGDTNSVSNILNLTDGLLADCMHIQVIATFNASKHLLDKALLRKGRLMVDYAFGKLAADKANELLANLGMDYRTREPMTLADIFNMEDQTVSGERQEVKMGF; from the coding sequence ATGTTCCGCTACCTGACGGCCGATAGTCGTATGACCAGTCAACAAACGATTCAGAATTTGTACATCCCCAGCGATCTTGACCGTGAGTTTCCGATGGCTCCGCACTTTGTGCAGGCATTTGGCAGCTACCCGAACTATCTGCATTTCAACGACGATTTCAAGCCGTCGGCACGGGCGCTATTGGATGAACGGGGCTTTAACCAGATCAATCTGTCTACCCGTGTTACCGATGATGGGTGGCATACGATAGAGCGTATCTATCAGCATAGCGATGGCGTTGTGTTGAAAGCGGAGTTTGTCGGCGAACGCTTCTTTCGATTGTACGGATTCTACCGCGATGAAGTAGCTGCCCGGAATTTGCTTCAGGGGTTTCAGGATCATAAATACGTTCACGAAGAAAATCAGACGCATATTTATCTGATCCAAAGTGGATTAGGTGGGTTGCATACGGAGCGTGTCGAAATTCTGCCGCCCGATATCAATCTCGACTTACACTATAACGAAGATTTTCTGCCCGTTCATGAGCGGTTAGTAACGCTGTTGGGTCAGCCCAAAAGCAAGGGGCTGATTTTGCTTCACGGAGAACCCGGAACCGGCAAGACGACATACATCAAACATCTGAGTTCGCTGGTCAAAAAGGATATGCTCATTTTGCCGCCTTACATGACCAATTACCTGACTTCGCCGGAGATCATTCCGTTTCTGCTGGATAATAAAGATTCGGTGCTGATCATCGAAGATGCCGAGCGCATTCTTCAATCGCGCGAAGCTGGTGGTGACACAAACAGTGTGTCAAACATTCTGAATCTGACCGATGGGCTACTGGCCGATTGTATGCACATTCAGGTAATTGCGACCTTCAATGCCAGTAAGCATCTTCTCGACAAAGCCCTGCTGCGAAAAGGACGACTGATGGTCGATTATGCGTTCGGTAAACTGGCCGCCGACAAAGCCAATGAACTCCTTGCAAATCTGGGGATGGACTACCGAACCCGGGAGCCGATGACGCTGGCTGACATCTTCAACATGGAGGATCAGACCGTTTCGGGGGAGCGGCAGGAAGTTAAAATGGGCTTCTGA
- a CDS encoding low affinity iron permease family protein — protein sequence METNRFTNFFEKFASKATRATGSSTAFLLALLTVIIWLITGPIFGYSDTWQLVINTGTTIITFLMVFLIQKSQNKDSLAMQIKLNELIAVNRKASNRLLNVEDLTEAELHALHEFFGRLADRAKAEATLSESHSIEEAEEIHEDKVEELEQRREVRKKEKAIKKQKIKA from the coding sequence ATGGAAACGAATCGATTCACTAACTTCTTCGAAAAATTCGCGTCGAAGGCCACTCGAGCTACTGGTTCGTCAACTGCCTTTTTGCTGGCTTTACTGACTGTTATTATCTGGCTCATTACCGGACCCATTTTTGGCTATTCCGATACGTGGCAGCTGGTAATCAATACAGGCACGACCATCATCACGTTTTTGATGGTTTTTCTGATTCAGAAATCGCAGAATAAAGATTCGCTTGCCATGCAGATCAAGCTGAACGAGTTGATCGCGGTAAATCGGAAAGCCAGTAATCGACTGCTTAATGTCGAAGATCTGACCGAAGCAGAGCTTCATGCCTTACACGAGTTCTTCGGGCGACTGGCCGACCGTGCCAAAGCCGAAGCGACTCTCTCCGAATCGCATTCGATCGAAGAAGCCGAAGAAATTCACGAAGATAAAGTGGAAGAACTGGAACAGCGCCGGGAAGTCCGGAAGAAGGAAAAAGCCATTAAAAAACAGAAGATAAAAGCCTAA
- a CDS encoding OmpA family protein, producing the protein MTQICSLFGLLLLLNGSLIAQSLSKQADRQFDQMAYAQAIDLYEQALTRSASLSESERRAAKIKLGYSYHQTHDTQNAERVYRDLLNEGEFGPDHAQCYLYYAQALASNGKYREAQSMYDKYTNVQPDDKRGQTFSKLYRDVTPLTSNTDSYKIEFLTLNTRKAEFSPMLYKGGLVFVSAGEPNGIKRVFNWNSTPYLDLFYLPEAKDLRGSSASRVGGSVPKASKRTKTVLVRSLGSDDYTTQTANDTRTIGFFGSNNINAGLGYTDEAVNPSDRFSQTLNTKYHEGPATFTQDGSRIIFTRNNYNNGKFRKSTDGVNKLKLYAATQTDGYWGKVEELPFNSDNYSTGHPALSPDDKLLYFASDRPGGFGGTDIYVAKWLGGTWSEPVNLGDKINTKGNELFPSVDEAGHLYMASDGQPGLGGLDMFYVQLSDDGQHVKSVRNLGEPLNSSQDDFGIITNADRKTGYFSSNRKNGGADDDVYRFTREGPMYPCRELTVSVFDADSKEPVANASVVVDNGGKNNEKQLKTDADGLMRLCLDADSDVKFLASREGYSDNKVGFSTRDLADDQPSRLAIPLSRSGGASATTASTVRGIVTSQADRMPIKGVNVVLVNMCNGALQQTMTGDDGRYEFTVQSDCDYSIEAIKNNMGTTGGKIAKDGWGSTDLVMFKKGDIIKIDNIYYDINKSNIRTDAALELDKVVELMMKYPSMKIEMRSHTDSRATAQYNNTLSANRAQAAVVYLKKKGIAAKRMVARGYGESLLLNDCKDGVNCPDDEHQQNRRTEIKILSLQ; encoded by the coding sequence ATGACACAAATTTGCTCGCTTTTTGGTCTGTTACTTCTGCTGAACGGATCGCTGATAGCGCAGTCACTTAGTAAACAGGCCGACCGACAGTTCGACCAAATGGCGTACGCACAGGCCATCGATTTGTATGAGCAGGCTTTGACCCGTTCTGCGTCGCTGTCGGAAAGCGAACGACGGGCGGCTAAAATTAAGCTGGGCTATAGTTATCATCAGACGCACGACACGCAGAATGCCGAGCGGGTGTACCGTGACCTGCTGAATGAAGGTGAGTTTGGCCCTGACCATGCGCAATGTTATCTATATTATGCCCAGGCTCTGGCGAGTAACGGGAAATACAGGGAAGCGCAGTCGATGTACGATAAATACACCAACGTGCAACCCGATGACAAAAGGGGCCAAACCTTTTCAAAACTCTATCGTGATGTAACTCCGCTAACCAGCAATACGGATAGCTACAAGATCGAATTCTTGACATTAAATACGCGCAAAGCTGAGTTCAGCCCCATGCTGTACAAAGGCGGGTTAGTATTCGTTTCGGCGGGGGAACCTAACGGCATCAAGCGTGTCTTCAACTGGAATAGCACGCCGTATCTGGATTTGTTTTATCTACCGGAAGCCAAAGACCTGCGTGGTTCATCGGCTTCCAGGGTTGGTGGGTCAGTGCCGAAAGCCAGTAAAAGGACAAAGACGGTACTGGTCCGGTCATTGGGCAGCGACGATTATACGACGCAAACGGCGAATGATACACGGACAATTGGCTTCTTCGGGAGCAACAACATCAACGCCGGGTTGGGTTATACGGATGAGGCCGTTAATCCATCGGATCGCTTTAGTCAGACGTTGAACACCAAGTACCACGAAGGTCCGGCCACGTTTACGCAGGATGGCAGTCGGATCATTTTTACGCGCAATAACTACAATAACGGTAAGTTCCGAAAAAGTACCGATGGCGTCAACAAGCTAAAGCTGTACGCGGCAACGCAGACAGATGGCTATTGGGGCAAGGTCGAAGAATTACCCTTTAATAGCGACAATTATTCAACGGGGCACCCCGCCCTGTCGCCGGACGATAAGCTTCTGTATTTCGCATCTGACCGGCCCGGCGGTTTCGGTGGAACGGATATTTATGTAGCCAAATGGCTTGGCGGTACATGGTCGGAACCCGTTAATCTGGGCGACAAAATAAATACGAAAGGGAATGAACTGTTTCCCTCCGTCGATGAAGCAGGCCACCTCTACATGGCGTCGGATGGTCAGCCCGGATTGGGTGGTCTGGATATGTTTTATGTCCAGCTGAGCGACGACGGGCAGCACGTCAAAAGCGTACGTAACCTGGGGGAGCCCCTGAATTCATCACAGGATGACTTCGGCATTATAACGAACGCCGATCGGAAGACGGGTTATTTCAGTAGTAATCGCAAAAATGGGGGTGCCGATGATGACGTGTACCGATTCACGCGTGAAGGGCCTATGTATCCGTGTCGGGAGCTTACCGTCAGCGTGTTCGATGCCGACTCGAAAGAGCCCGTAGCGAATGCGTCTGTGGTTGTCGATAATGGTGGGAAAAACAACGAAAAGCAACTGAAAACGGACGCCGACGGACTGATGCGCCTTTGCCTCGATGCCGATAGCGATGTTAAATTTCTGGCTAGTCGGGAGGGGTACTCCGATAATAAGGTCGGCTTCTCAACACGCGATCTGGCCGACGATCAACCGTCTCGGTTAGCTATACCCCTAAGCCGATCAGGCGGGGCTTCGGCAACTACGGCCAGCACAGTGCGGGGTATCGTTACTAGTCAGGCCGATAGAATGCCGATCAAGGGCGTGAATGTAGTGCTGGTAAATATGTGCAACGGAGCATTACAGCAAACGATGACGGGTGACGATGGTCGCTATGAATTTACCGTGCAATCGGATTGTGACTATTCGATCGAAGCGATAAAGAATAACATGGGCACTACCGGCGGAAAAATCGCCAAAGACGGTTGGGGTTCTACTGATTTGGTAATGTTCAAAAAGGGAGACATCATCAAAATCGATAACATCTATTACGATATCAATAAATCGAACATCCGTACTGATGCTGCGCTGGAACTCGATAAGGTGGTGGAGCTGATGATGAAGTATCCGAGCATGAAAATTGAAATGCGGTCGCATACGGATAGCCGGGCTACGGCGCAATATAACAACACGTTATCGGCCAATCGGGCACAGGCTGCGGTCGTTTATCTAAAGAAAAAAGGCATTGCTGCCAAACGGATGGTAGCCAGAGGCTATGGCGAAAGCCTGCTGCTGAACGATTGTAAAGATGGTGTTAACTGTCCGGACGATGAGCATCAGCAAAACCGCCGTACCGAAATCAAGATTCTATCGCTGCAATAG
- a CDS encoding OmpA family protein, whose translation MLGLVLFSSDSYGQYDSGQKTATSALLTVTIRLVDSETNEPVSAGKLTITDAQSQQMLTPVIDSLDQRFTLSVAAGTALDFLAAAPGYVSTRAHLSSLNAPRQITLKLLRLKPSVLTIKVFSMTIRQPLTSAVVVITSRITGKSERFDLPSGRLEQMFAVPDELAIQISAAGYTSVTRHLTIDVPPSGKLYELDTQLDKLMLGLTVRVVDNQTGKSISAVQMTLTGKNGTPTVPLKTDPATGLSTADVPGRGTYQLMATAAGYENFSRSLLLEKEQNDMLVTLIAKPAVVDTKSAAVSETIARSVATKPFGVIEKGKTIRLNKIYFDQSSPVLRPASYAELDQLVGVLVQSPSLRIEIRGYTDNQGDFDLNTKLSRDRCQAVIEYLIAKGVHKSRLKAIGRGPLDPVAPNNNEDNRRKNRRVEFVAF comes from the coding sequence ATGCTAGGGCTGGTCTTATTCAGTAGCGATAGCTACGGGCAGTACGATTCTGGACAAAAAACCGCTACTTCAGCACTGTTAACGGTAACGATCCGACTCGTTGACTCAGAGACGAATGAGCCGGTGTCTGCCGGAAAGTTGACTATAACCGATGCGCAAAGTCAACAGATGCTTACGCCTGTAATCGATAGTTTAGACCAACGGTTTACTCTTTCGGTGGCTGCCGGTACAGCATTGGATTTTTTGGCAGCGGCCCCTGGTTACGTGTCTACCCGAGCCCACCTTTCTAGCCTGAACGCTCCGCGCCAGATTACCCTGAAACTGCTAAGGCTGAAACCTAGCGTCTTGACCATCAAGGTATTTTCAATGACGATCAGGCAGCCTCTCACATCGGCGGTAGTCGTTATTACCTCACGAATTACGGGAAAGTCGGAACGATTTGATCTGCCTTCGGGTCGGCTTGAGCAAATGTTTGCCGTACCCGATGAGCTTGCTATTCAGATCAGTGCCGCTGGCTACACCTCCGTAACGCGCCATCTTACAATTGATGTGCCGCCATCGGGGAAACTATATGAGCTGGATACTCAACTGGATAAACTGATGCTTGGCCTGACCGTTCGCGTGGTCGATAATCAGACGGGTAAGTCGATTTCAGCTGTCCAAATGACACTGACCGGCAAAAACGGTACACCTACTGTTCCGCTTAAAACTGATCCGGCAACGGGGCTATCTACCGCCGATGTACCCGGTAGGGGTACATACCAATTGATGGCTACCGCGGCAGGATACGAAAACTTTTCGCGGTCTTTACTCTTGGAAAAAGAACAGAATGATATGTTGGTGACGCTAATTGCCAAACCAGCTGTTGTCGATACCAAATCAGCCGCTGTGTCTGAAACGATTGCCCGGTCGGTGGCGACAAAACCGTTTGGCGTTATTGAAAAGGGAAAAACGATTCGGCTCAACAAGATCTATTTTGATCAGAGCAGCCCGGTTCTGCGACCAGCCTCTTACGCTGAACTTGACCAGCTTGTCGGCGTTTTAGTCCAAAGTCCATCACTACGTATCGAAATACGAGGGTATACCGACAACCAGGGGGATTTCGATCTGAATACGAAACTATCCCGCGACCGTTGCCAGGCCGTTATTGAGTATTTGATTGCTAAAGGAGTTCACAAAAGTCGCCTGAAAGCCATCGGTCGTGGACCGCTCGACCCCGTGGCACCAAACAACAACGAAGACAATCGCCGGAAAAATCGCCGGGTGGAGTTTGTGGCGTTCTAA
- a CDS encoding PorP/SprF family type IX secretion system membrane protein: MSVRIRSRILCLVAIGFAMFVARPALSQREVLYSQYLVNPLSINPAYAGMRESFHLSAFLRRKWISARNAPLTQSVSGDGAINNGRIGLGFQALNDRMGLLAATGVYGSVAYRFNLPALAKLAIGVQGGVNVLPVYDFTSASSLNRAVGSFGIGVYYDSEHFFGGISMPEVVSRGVNIAGQTLYPAVRPIMVNLGTKLTIDEGTVLIPSILVSKIEGRPVGVDINARIWFSEEFGLGASYRSNSPGIIQTNYIQALAEYQLTKSIRLGYIFNSQTPESPLSNQYYEKSVHEIMFRFSPGLLKFSY; encoded by the coding sequence ATGTCTGTTCGTATCCGTAGTAGGATCCTTTGTCTCGTTGCTATCGGGTTTGCGATGTTCGTTGCCCGTCCGGCTCTGTCGCAGCGCGAAGTACTTTATTCGCAATACCTGGTCAACCCGTTGAGTATCAATCCGGCATACGCGGGTATGCGCGAATCGTTTCATCTGTCCGCTTTTCTACGGCGCAAATGGATCTCGGCCCGCAACGCTCCCTTAACGCAAAGCGTTTCCGGTGATGGGGCTATCAATAACGGGCGGATTGGGTTAGGGTTTCAAGCGCTGAACGACCGGATGGGCTTGCTGGCCGCTACGGGTGTGTACGGGAGTGTCGCCTACCGCTTCAACCTGCCCGCACTGGCCAAACTGGCGATCGGTGTACAGGGTGGAGTTAACGTGTTACCGGTGTATGACTTTACGAGCGCATCGAGCCTGAATCGTGCCGTCGGGAGTTTCGGGATCGGCGTTTATTACGATTCTGAGCATTTCTTCGGGGGTATTTCCATGCCTGAGGTCGTGTCGAGAGGGGTGAACATTGCCGGGCAAACCTTGTATCCAGCAGTGCGGCCAATCATGGTGAATCTGGGAACAAAGCTGACCATCGATGAAGGAACGGTCCTGATTCCGTCGATCCTGGTATCGAAAATAGAAGGTCGTCCGGTTGGTGTTGACATCAATGCCCGGATCTGGTTCAGCGAAGAATTTGGACTTGGCGCATCCTACCGCAGTAATAGTCCGGGTATTATTCAGACGAATTATATTCAGGCGCTGGCTGAATATCAGCTAACAAAATCGATTCGGCTTGGGTACATCTTCAATTCGCAAACCCCCGAAAGTCCGCTATCGAACCAGTATTATGAGAAAAGTGTACACGAAATTATGTTTCGCTTTTCGCCGGGATTACTTAAGTTTTCCTATTAG
- a CDS encoding ABC transporter ATP-binding protein, whose amino-acid sequence MGKRVTPQANTTDTKEQISWRERFAALGNLPAFFRLVWEVSPALFLGNAGLRLIRAAIPAATLYVGKLIIDHIVALNKQAAGSSTDDIHYLWWLVAAEFGLAIVSTALGRAVALLDGLLGDLFANRISIRLMEHAATLDLEQFEDATFYDKLERARRQTSGRTVLLSGVFGQVQELISVAFLAAGLAVYNPWLLLLILVAVTPSFIGDNYFNQRSYSLSRSWTPERRELDYLRYIGASDETAKEVKIFGLSGFLIDRFRSLSWEYFTKNRSLAISRAGWGVVLTALGTAGYYGAYVWIVMRAVTGQISLGDLTFLAGSFRQVRGSLEGILLQFSSLTQEAIYLQDLFDYFAIQPTIHSPGTSRPFPNPIREGFVFENVGFKYTNLERWALRNLSFTLHVGEKLALVGENGAGKTTLVKLLARLYDPAEGRILLDGHDLREYDLMALRRNIGVIFQDYTRFKMSAGVNIAVGDIDERTNQPQIETSAQRSLADTVIAKLADGYDQQLGRSFNKGVELSGGEWQKIALGRAYMRDAQLVILDEPTAALDARAEYEVFQRFNKLTEGHSSVIISHRFSTVRMADRILVLENGTLLEIGSHYELLEKDGRYAELFGLQARGYQ is encoded by the coding sequence ATGGGAAAACGAGTAACTCCACAAGCTAACACTACTGATACTAAGGAACAAATAAGCTGGCGCGAACGCTTCGCTGCCCTCGGAAATTTACCCGCTTTTTTCCGCCTGGTGTGGGAAGTTTCCCCCGCTTTATTTCTGGGAAATGCGGGGCTGCGTCTGATTCGGGCGGCCATTCCAGCGGCAACGCTGTACGTTGGCAAACTCATTATTGACCACATCGTTGCGCTGAACAAACAGGCCGCTGGCTCATCGACTGACGATATACACTACTTATGGTGGCTGGTGGCGGCCGAGTTTGGGCTAGCCATTGTATCGACGGCGCTGGGGCGGGCCGTTGCGTTACTGGATGGCTTACTGGGCGATTTGTTCGCCAATCGAATATCCATCCGGCTGATGGAACACGCGGCTACGCTCGATCTGGAACAATTTGAAGATGCAACATTCTACGATAAACTTGAACGCGCCCGGCGGCAAACCTCGGGTCGAACGGTGTTGTTATCCGGCGTATTCGGTCAGGTGCAGGAGCTGATTTCGGTCGCTTTTCTGGCGGCTGGTCTGGCGGTCTACAACCCTTGGCTGCTCCTGCTGATTCTGGTGGCCGTGACGCCGTCGTTCATTGGCGATAATTACTTCAACCAGCGCAGTTATTCACTGTCGCGTTCGTGGACACCCGAACGGCGCGAACTTGACTACCTGCGCTACATCGGTGCGAGCGATGAAACCGCTAAAGAGGTGAAGATCTTTGGTCTGTCCGGGTTTCTGATTGACCGATTCAGGAGCTTATCGTGGGAATATTTTACTAAAAATCGCTCACTGGCCATTAGTCGGGCGGGGTGGGGCGTGGTGCTCACGGCGCTCGGTACGGCGGGTTACTACGGTGCTTACGTCTGGATCGTGATGCGGGCCGTTACGGGTCAGATTTCGCTGGGGGATTTGACCTTTCTGGCGGGTTCGTTCCGTCAGGTACGTGGTTCGCTGGAAGGCATTCTGCTTCAATTCAGCAGTCTGACCCAGGAAGCGATCTATCTACAGGACCTGTTCGACTATTTCGCTATTCAGCCTACGATTCATTCGCCCGGCACGTCGCGTCCTTTTCCGAATCCGATTCGTGAAGGTTTCGTCTTCGAAAATGTCGGCTTCAAGTACACGAACTTGGAGCGATGGGCTTTGCGTAATCTGTCATTCACCCTGCATGTAGGCGAAAAACTGGCACTTGTGGGCGAGAATGGGGCGGGTAAAACGACGCTCGTCAAGTTGCTGGCCCGGCTTTACGATCCGGCTGAAGGGCGCATTCTGCTCGATGGTCATGACCTTCGCGAGTACGATCTGATGGCGCTTCGGCGGAATATCGGCGTTATTTTTCAGGATTATACGCGGTTCAAAATGTCGGCGGGTGTTAACATTGCCGTTGGCGATATTGACGAACGGACCAATCAACCACAGATCGAAACCTCCGCGCAACGGAGTCTGGCCGACACGGTCATTGCTAAGCTTGCGGATGGGTATGATCAACAGTTGGGACGATCGTTCAACAAAGGGGTCGAACTGTCGGGGGGCGAATGGCAAAAGATCGCACTCGGTCGGGCTTACATGCGCGACGCGCAGCTGGTCATCCTCGACGAACCGACGGCGGCTCTCGACGCTCGTGCTGAGTATGAGGTATTTCAGCGATTCAATAAATTGACCGAAGGGCATTCGTCCGTCATTATATCGCACCGGTTCAGCACCGTCCGTATGGCTGACCGGATTTTGGTGCTTGAAAACGGAACGCTGCTCGAAATTGGCAGCCACTACGAACTTTTAGAAAAAGATGGGCGGTACGCTGAATTATTTGGTCTACAGGCAAGAGGCTATCAGTAG
- a CDS encoding thioredoxin fold domain-containing protein has product MKLRFSRLILCLTLLIAPDTRVWSAAFPGDGPSGIRFFKGSWKDVLAEAKRQNKPVFLDVYTTWCPPCKRMAREAFPNPAIGAKFNVHFINYQIDAEKGEGFTLAKQYNVTSYPTALYIAPNGDLLNKLVGYGGIKGMLAQADQMLAMPRIRETIIKGDKDYVDGRRDPTFLKKYVLARQVANQSTSDALDAYLDALPEAERPADDTRALVAGAIQSANTKAFDYLLKNRPSPLSSDPAQQALASIVYNALYRVLANDFKQACAASDEALLEKFIINSERNAASGNPFVIHKDVQKQEAANDYRLTFYKQTANFAKYRAIAEPIAQQLMSQSVTDLHKKDSSLAVQIKPMMAFVPDSLKKQLTSTPESERQTQHIASWKVAYTLSEIADTYRQLGSTSTDWTLALAWIARSIDLYRTHRYLNGYALLLKKIGRTDDAITAQEEAIREAGKADWNTRRYEKELAEMQRQ; this is encoded by the coding sequence ATGAAATTGCGCTTTTCACGACTGATTCTGTGCCTCACCCTACTCATAGCCCCCGACACCAGGGTCTGGAGTGCTGCATTTCCCGGTGATGGCCCATCTGGTATTCGCTTTTTCAAGGGCTCCTGGAAAGATGTATTGGCCGAAGCCAAACGTCAGAATAAACCTGTGTTTCTCGATGTCTACACGACCTGGTGTCCGCCCTGCAAGCGAATGGCCAGAGAAGCATTCCCTAATCCAGCGATCGGGGCCAAATTCAATGTGCATTTTATCAATTACCAAATCGACGCTGAGAAGGGCGAGGGCTTTACGCTGGCTAAACAGTATAATGTGACAAGTTACCCAACGGCGCTCTACATTGCCCCTAATGGTGATTTACTGAATAAGCTGGTCGGCTACGGCGGCATCAAGGGCATGCTCGCTCAGGCCGATCAGATGCTGGCAATGCCCCGAATTCGGGAAACCATTATCAAAGGCGACAAAGACTACGTTGATGGTCGGCGCGACCCAACCTTTCTAAAAAAGTATGTACTGGCACGGCAGGTAGCCAACCAGTCTACGAGTGATGCGCTGGACGCTTACCTCGACGCGCTACCGGAAGCGGAACGTCCGGCCGATGACACGCGCGCGCTGGTGGCCGGGGCCATTCAATCGGCGAACACGAAAGCATTCGACTACCTGCTTAAAAATCGACCCTCACCGCTTTCCTCCGATCCAGCCCAACAGGCACTGGCCAGTATTGTCTACAACGCGCTTTACCGGGTACTGGCCAATGATTTTAAGCAGGCATGTGCCGCCAGCGATGAGGCTCTGTTGGAAAAATTCATTATCAATAGCGAACGGAATGCAGCGTCCGGGAATCCGTTCGTGATCCATAAGGATGTACAGAAGCAGGAAGCAGCCAATGACTATCGGCTAACGTTTTACAAACAAACCGCAAACTTTGCGAAATACCGGGCAATCGCGGAGCCGATCGCTCAGCAATTGATGAGTCAATCAGTTACCGACTTGCATAAAAAGGATTCATCGCTGGCGGTGCAGATCAAACCGATGATGGCCTTTGTCCCTGATTCGCTCAAAAAGCAGCTGACCAGTACGCCGGAAAGCGAGCGACAAACCCAACATATTGCCTCCTGGAAGGTCGCTTACACACTCTCTGAAATAGCGGATACATACCGTCAGTTGGGATCAACCTCAACCGACTGGACTCTGGCACTGGCCTGGATAGCACGATCGATAGACTTGTACCGCACTCATCGTTACCTAAACGGATACGCACTTTTGCTTAAAAAGATTGGCCGTACCGATGATGCTATTACGGCACAGGAAGAAGCGATTCGTGAAGCGGGAAAAGCTGACTGGAATACAAGGCGTTACGAGAAGGAATTGGCAGAGATGCAACGCCAGTAG
- a CDS encoding Gfo/Idh/MocA family protein codes for MKSIDNLFSLLDQSPSSAVSRQQFLKTASRGLVVGAVGSSLIGCDKKPETTASAPEVASTPSGPVPKLPALSPPAEVPADSTKPIELEQIKAKTEQQEAPTPTPLSPDQRVGYALVGLGHLTLDEILPALSMSKKSKVVALVSGSPEKMQKVAAQYGVKKESCYSYADYDKLRDNKEVQVIYIVLPNGMHAEYTIRGAQAGKHILCEKPMANTVQECQAMIDACKKADRKLMIAYRIQYEPHNRMVREMIKEEKFGKVKSIMANNGQNSDNPKHWRFNKALAGGGSLPDVGLYCLNTIRYILGEEPNEVVGYVHSTPGDPRFKEVEEQVNWLMKFPSGVQTSCATSYGHHDDKNYKVLADTGWIKMDPAFPYKGLQLETSQAQGKENQVIQHKIGEINHFASEMDHFSECVLENKAPFTPGEEGLQDQKIMEAIYQSAREGRPVKLATIEKKDAFRGPEPKQA; via the coding sequence ATGAAATCGATTGATAATTTGTTTAGCTTACTTGATCAATCTCCATCATCGGCCGTATCGCGTCAGCAATTTCTGAAAACGGCCAGCCGTGGACTGGTCGTTGGTGCTGTAGGAAGTTCACTTATTGGATGCGACAAGAAACCGGAAACAACAGCATCAGCACCCGAAGTAGCCAGTACGCCCAGCGGCCCGGTTCCGAAACTGCCGGCCCTTTCTCCACCTGCCGAAGTACCCGCCGATTCGACCAAGCCAATTGAACTAGAACAAATTAAGGCGAAAACAGAACAGCAGGAAGCACCGACTCCAACGCCATTGTCACCCGATCAGCGCGTTGGCTATGCGCTGGTGGGTTTGGGTCACTTGACGCTCGACGAAATTTTACCGGCGTTGAGTATGAGCAAAAAATCCAAAGTTGTCGCACTCGTGAGCGGTAGTCCCGAGAAAATGCAGAAAGTGGCGGCTCAGTATGGCGTAAAGAAGGAGAGCTGCTACAGCTACGCGGACTACGACAAATTACGCGACAACAAGGAGGTACAGGTCATTTATATCGTGCTGCCCAACGGAATGCACGCCGAATACACGATCCGGGGAGCACAGGCAGGTAAGCATATTCTCTGCGAAAAGCCGATGGCCAACACGGTTCAGGAATGCCAGGCCATGATCGATGCCTGCAAAAAAGCGGACCGTAAACTAATGATCGCGTACCGGATTCAATACGAACCCCACAATCGGATGGTACGCGAGATGATCAAGGAAGAGAAGTTCGGAAAAGTGAAGTCGATTATGGCCAACAACGGTCAAAACTCCGATAATCCGAAACACTGGCGGTTTAATAAGGCACTGGCTGGCGGGGGTTCGCTACCCGACGTTGGCTTATATTGCCTGAATACAATCCGATATATTTTGGGTGAAGAGCCTAACGAAGTGGTTGGTTACGTACATAGCACGCCCGGTGATCCTCGTTTCAAGGAAGTAGAAGAGCAAGTCAACTGGCTCATGAAATTTCCGAGTGGCGTTCAAACCAGCTGCGCGACCAGCTACGGCCACCACGACGATAAGAACTACAAGGTGCTGGCCGATACCGGCTGGATCAAAATGGACCCGGCTTTTCCCTACAAAGGCTTACAACTGGAAACCAGTCAGGCACAAGGCAAAGAAAATCAGGTTATTCAGCACAAAATCGGCGAAATAAACCACTTTGCCAGCGAAATGGACCACTTTTCGGAATGTGTTCTGGAAAATAAAGCCCCGTTTACGCCAGGCGAAGAAGGGCTTCAGGATCAGAAAATTATGGAGGCTATCTATCAGTCAGCAAGGGAAGGGCGTCCGGTGAAACTCGCTACGATTGAGAAAAAAGATGCGTTCCGGGGCCCTGAGCCAAAGCAAGCCTAG